In Pseudomonas sp. Q1-7, the genomic window GGTGGTCTCCCGGGAGAGCCGCGAGGACGCTGGTCATCTCGCCGCCGCCGCCGCTGCCGACTACCAGCAGGCGCTGGCCGCCCTGGACGCGGCGAAGCTCGACCTGGCGCGCACCGCGGTCCGCGCACCGGTATCCGGGCACATCACCAACCTGAACCTGTACAAGGGCGACTACGCCCAGCGTGGCGAAGCCAGCATGGCCCTGGTGGATGACCGCTCCTTCTACGTCAACGGCTATTTCGAGGAGACCCGCCTGCCAGCTATCAGGGTGGGTGATCCCGCCGAATTGCGTCTGATGAGTGGCGCGCGTATCCGAGGCCATGTGGACAGCATCGCCCGGGGCATCTACGACCGCGACAACCCGCAAAGCCGCGAGCTGATTGCCGACGTCAATCCCACCTTCAACTGGGTGCGCCTGGCCCAGCGGGTACCGGTGCGCATTCACCTGGACGAGGTGCCGGAGGGCGTGCTGCTGGCCGCCGGCATGACCTGCACCGTGGTGATTGGCGAGCGGGGCGGGGCGCCGGAAACCTCCGGCTTTATCAATGGATTGTTGTTTGCACAGTAAAGAGTCCTTGTTTCATCCGGCGCTGTTTCGACAGTGACCCCCTCAATAAAATGATCCCGCCTCCCACGACGAGGCGCTTGCTGCCGTTAACGGCACCGCCAGGTGCTGCGCTGTACCTTCGACCCGTTCGTGGAGAGCGGGTCGAAGTTTCAACTTCCAAGCACTCGGAAAACTATCCAATGAAAACTTTTGCCTTGCTGGCATTGGCCGGCATGTCTGCCTTCGCCTTGGCTGAAGAAACCGTGGAGACCGCCAATACCGTCGAACCCGTGGTCGAGCACTACACCTATGGCATGGAACTGGATATCGCCAAGGTGCTTTCGCGCAGCGACATCCCCGATGCCTGCGGAGTAGTGCCGGCCTTCATGCTCTACGAAGACCACCAGGGCAAGGTTCACCGTCTGGAATATAGGGTGTTCGGCCAGGGTTGCAGTAACGGCTGAGCACCGCGCACACCGATGGTGCAGCTTAGCGCCCGGGCTGGGTAGGAAAGTCTGTTTGCCGCCTCGTCTTGCCGCGCTGCGAGAGTGCGGATATTTTCATTAAAATCTTCACGATACAGCCCCGGACCCTCTCCAACATGCCCGAAACCCGACCCTCCCTGACCCTCACCCTGCTGCAGGCCCGCGAAGCGGCCATGAGCTTCTTCCGTCCCCTGCTCAACCAGCACGACCTGACCGAACAGCAGTGGCGGGTGATTCGCCTCCTGCGCCAGCACGGCGAGCTGGAGAGCTATCAACTGGCCGACCTGGCCTGCATTCTCAAGCCGAGCATGACCGGCGTGCTGGCGCGCCTGGAGCGCGACGGCATGGTAGTGCGGCGCAAGGCCCCGCAGGACCAGCGCCGCGTGCTGGTGAACCTCACCGAAAAAGGCCAGCAATGCTTCGTCTCCATGAGCTCGGGCATGGAAGCCAATTACCAGAAGATCCAAGAGCAGTTCGGCGAAGCCAAGCTCAAGCAACTGTTCGACCTGCTCAACGAGCTGAAGCAGATCAAGCCCTGATCCTTTTGTTGGGCCGCGCCGCGCTCATACGGAACGCCGCCCGCCCGAGCTCTATGCGCCCTGTGGCAGGGCCGGCTTGTCGTAGGAGCGAATTCATTCGCGAAGGACAGCGCAGCTGTCCGTTATCCCAGCGGCACAGTTCGGCCCTTCGGTCCGTTTCGCGAATGAATTTGCTCCTACCGCATGTCGCTTGCACCAACGGATACTCCATGAAAAGTGCAATCGAGACTGCGTAACGTCCATTCTGAGGTCACGCCCCCCCATCCCATAATCGCCCTGCACCCACCTGGGTCCCCGCCTGCGGCAGTGGCCTGGTCCAGTCACCAGGACCGCTTCGGCCCAACGGCGTCGCCTCTAACAATAAGCAGGGCTCCGACATGAAAAAGCCAAACCCTCTCCTTGAAGACCTGAAGGCCATCCTGCCTGCCATCGCCGCCAATGCTGCAAAGGCCGAGCAGTTGCGCCAGGTCCCTGACGAGAACATTGCCATGCTCAAGGGCATTGGCCTGCACCGCGCGCTGCAGCCGAAGCAATACGGGGGCATGGAAATCTCCCTGCCCGAGTTCGCCGAGTGCGTGGTCGCCCTGGCCGGTGCCTGTGCCAGCACCGCCTGGGCCTTCAGCCTGCTGTGCACCCATAGCCACCAGTTGGCGATGTTCCCCGCGCAACTTCAGGACGAGGTCTGGGGCGAGAATTCCGACGCCACCGCCAGCAGCTCGATCGCGCCTTTCGGCAAAGTCGAGGAAGTAGAGGGCGGTGTACGCTTCAACGGCGAGATGGGCTGGAGCAGCGGCAGCGACCACGCCGAGTGGGCCATAGTCGGCTGCCGCCGGAAGAATGCCGAGGGCGAACTCATCTACTGCTTCGCCGTGCTGCCCCGTCGCGACTACGAGATCCGTGACGACTGGTTCGCCGCCGGCATGAAGGGCAGCGGCACCAAGACCTTGGTGATCAAGGACGCCTTCGTGCCCAACCACCGCATCCAGGCGGCCAAGGACATGATGGAAGGTAAGTCCGCCGGCTTTGGCCTCTACCCGGACAGCAAGATCTTCTACGCACCGTACCGCCCGTACTTCGCCAGTGGCTTCTCCGCCATCAGCCTGGGTATCGCCGAGCGCATGCTGGAAGTCTTCAAGGAGAAGACGAAGAACCGGGTGCGCGCCTACACCGGTGTCAGCGTCGGCACCGCCACTCCGGCGCTGATGCGTCTGGCCGAATCCACCCACCAGGTGGCAGCCGCCCGTGCCTTCCTGGAGAAGACCTGGCAGGAGCACGCCGAGCATGGCGAGCGCCACCAGTACCCGAGCCGCGAGACCCTGGCCTTCTGGCGCACCAACCAGGCCTACGCAGTGAAGATGTGCATCCAGGCGGTGGACCGCCTGTTCGAGGCTGCCGGCGGTACCGCCTGGTTCGAGAGCAACGAGATGCAGCGCCTGTTCCGCGATTCCCACATGACCGGCGCCCACGCCTACACCGACTACGACGTCTGCGCGCAGATCCTCGGTCGCGAGCTGATGGGGTTGGAGCCCGATCCGTCGATGGTCTGAGCCGCTGCTCACCATCTCCACCTGCGTGCCACGTGTTCGAACAATCGCGCGGTCACCCCATGAGGTGGCCGCCAGGAGCTGCGCCATGTCCTCCCATGAAAACCTCTTCGATTCCCGTGCCTTCCGCCGCGCCCTGGGCAATTTCGCCACCGGCGTCACCATCGTCACCGCCACCGCGCCTGATGGCACGCGGGCCGGCGTCACTGCCAACAGTTTCAACTCGGTGTCCCTGGAGCCGCCGCTGATCCTCTGGAGCCTCGACAAGCGCTCCAGCAGCCTGGAGGTCTTCCAGCAGGCCAGCCATTTCGCGGTGAACGTCCTCGCTGCCGACCAGATCGACCTGTCCAACCGGTTCGCCCGCCCACGCGACGACAAGTTTGCGGGCGTCGATGTCGAGATGGGCATCGGTGGCGCGCCACTGTTCCCCGACTGCGCGGCGCGCTTCCAGTGCGAGCTGCACCAGCAGCTAGAGGGTGGCGATCACGTCATCCTTATTGGCAGGGTGCTGGCCTTCGACGATCTCGGTCGCTCGCCGCTGCTTTATCACCAGGGCGCCTACTCCATGGTTCTGCCGCATACCCGCATGACGCCGAAGAGCGAAGGCCAGCCCGCCTCCAGCGCCTTTCAGGGGCGCCTGTCGCACAACCTCTATTACCTGATGACCCAGGCAGTACGGGGCTATCAGGCCGATTATCAACCGAAGCAGCTTTCCACCGGACTGCGCACCAGCGAGGCACGCATGCTGATGGTCCTGGAGAACGATGCCGGCCTCGACCTGTGCGACCTGCAGCGGGAAGTGGCGATGCCGCGACGCGAGATCGAGGAGGCGGTGGCCATCCTCAAGCGCAAGGGCCTGGTGGCCGACGCCGGCGAGCGCTATGTGCTGACCCCGGCGGGGGCGGATCAGGCCGAGGCGCTCTGGCGCATTGCCCGTGAACAGCAGGACAAGGTCTTCGCCCAGTTCAACGAAGAGCAGGTGGAGACCTTCAAGCAGATGCTCAAGGCGGTGATCGCCCTGGGTTGATCGAGCCGGAATGAAAAAATGGCGCCCCATGTGGGCGCCATTTTCATGTTTGGGAAGGATGACCCTGTGGGAGCGAATTCATTCGCGAATGGATTCGCACACAGCATGGGTTTCGCTCCGCTCTACCCATCCTACAAAGCTGGCCGTGCAGGAGGTGGGCGTTGGCACTTCTCCGCCGGCGCGAGTCACCCCTCTCCTTTCGGGAGAGGGGCCGGGGGTGAGGGAGGTTTGTGGCCGCTCGGTGCTGAGGTGGATGGCACAAAAAAGCCGGCTACCCGAGCCGGCTTACTTGATATGGGGTAATCAATACACTCCACCCCCGCTCACCGGCGCCTGCGTGCCCTTGAACGCCCCCGCCAGGCTCTGCAGCCCGCGCATCAGCACCGTGGTATCCACGCCGACGGCGACGAAGGCCGCGCCCAGTGAGAGGTAGCGGCGCGCCAGGGCCTGGTCGGCGGAGAGGATGCCGGCGGCCTTGCCCGCATTGCGGATGCGGAGGATGGCGTCTTCGATGGCCTCCTGTACTTCAGGGTGGCCCGGGTTGCCGCGATGGCCCATGGCAGCGGACAGGTCGGCGGGGCCAATGAACACGCCGTCGACACCTTCCACGGCCGCGATCACCTCCAGATTGGCCAGGCCTTCGAGGTTCTCGATCTGTACCAGCAGGCACATCTGCTCGTCGGCGTTATCCAGGTAGCCGGGGATGCTGTTCCAGTGCGAGGCGCGGGCCAGGGCGCTGCCGACGCCACGTATGCCGAAGGGTGGGTAGCGCATGGCGCGCACCAGTTCGGCGGCCTGCTCGGCGGATTCCACCATGGGCACCAGCAGGGTTTGGGCGCCGATATCGAGCAACTGCTTGATCAGCACCGCGTCGCCAATGGGCGGACGGATGATCGGCTGGGCGGGGTAGGGCGCGACGGCCTGGAGCTGGCCGAGCAGCGTGCGCAGGTCATTGGGCGCGTGCTCGCCATCCAGCAGCAGCCAGTCGAAACCGGCGTTGGCCGCCAGCTCGGCGCAGTAGGCATCGGCCAGGCCGAGCCAGAGGCCGATCTGCGGGGTATCGGACTTGAGGCGTTGTTTGAAGTGGTTGATCGGCAGGTCCATGGAGGGCTCCTTGCAGGGCGCGGGTCTGTAGGAGCCAGCTCTGTTGGCGAATCAGAAGCTTCGCGAGCAGAGCGCGCTCCGACGTGGTTGCAGTCCGTCAGACGAAGCGGCAGGCGATGGAGCCCAACTGGTCGTAGTCGACATGGAAGGTATCGCCGGGTTTCGCGGCCACCGGGCGGGTGAAGGAGCCGCCGAGGATGATCTGCCCTGCTTCGAGGGTGACGTCGTAGGGCGCCAGCTTGTTGGCCAGCCAGGCCACGCCCTTGGCCGGGTGGTTGAGCACCGCCGCGGAGACGCCGGACTCCTCGATCACGCCGTTGCGGTAGAGGATGGCCGGCACGCGGCGCAGGTCGATCTCGGTGGGGCGCACGGCGCGCCCGCCCATCACCACGCCAGCGTTGGCGGCGTTGTCGGAAATGGTGTCGAAGACCTTGCGGGTGACCTGGGTGTCCGGGTCCACCTGGTGGATGCGCGCGTCGATGATTTCCAGTGCCGGGATCACCCATTCGGTGGCCTCCAGCACGTCGAAGACGGTGCAGTTCGGCCCGCGCAGGGGTTTGCCGAGGATGAAGGCTAACTCCACCTCCACGCGCGGCACGATAAAGCGCTTGAAGGGAATGTCGCTGCCTTCCTCGAAGAACATGTCGTCCAGCAGCGCGCCGTAGTCCGGTTCGGTGATGTTGGATGAGACCTGCATGGCGCGGGAGGTGAGGCCGATCTTGTGGCCCACCAGCTTGCGACCGTCGCGGATCTTCTGCGCCACCCAGGCGCGCTGGATGGCATAGGCGTCGTCGATGCTGATGGACGGATGGTCCAGGGAAAACTGGCGCACCTGCTCGCGGGAGCGCTCGGCGGCGTCGAGGCGGGCGGCGGCTTGCTGGATGATGCTGGCGTCAAGCATGGAAACCTCAGGAATTCTGGGTGAACAGGGGATGCAGGCTGCTGTGCTTGGCGTCGTAGACCTGGCCGGGGCTTTCGTCGATCTGCAGGGTGACGCCGATGGGTCGTTGTTCCAGCAGTGCGTCCAGATGGCGTCTCAGCACGGCCAGCAGGTTGTCGCCCACCTGCTTGTGCACGGTCGGGCTGCGTCCGGCGCCCATGCGCAGGTTGGCGTAGAGAAAGCCGTAGTCACCCTTGCCGTCAGCCACGGCGGCATGGGCCGCCGGGTAGGCCAGCACGCGGGTGCCGCCGGTGGGGAACACCTGGCGGTCGGCTTCGTCGCGCTGTTCCAGCATGCAGTCGGCCAGGGCGCGGCACAGGCCGCCGATGTCCGCCTCGCGTTCGAGGTCGGGGCTGTAAAGCAGGACCAGATGGGGCATGGCGCGGCTCCTTACAGGCGGCTGGTGGAAGCCACGCCGGCCGGGTTCGAGGCCTGGGCGGCGGGGATGGCCGAGCCATCCTGCGGAGTGACCGGGAAGATGGCGTTGATCTGGCCGGTGCCGGAAGAGCCGAAGTAGGGGGTGACGACTTCGGCCCTGCCGTCGTACTTCGACCAGCCCAGGGCGCCCAACAGCATCGCGGTGTCGTGCATGAAGCCTTCGCCGTGGCCCTTCACCGCGTACTCCGGGAGCATGGCGCAGAAGTCTTCCCAGTCACCGTCCTCCCACATCTGCACCACGCGATGGTCGAGCGTCTCCAGGAAGGGGCTCCAGACGCGGGTGGCGAAGTCCGGCGCCTGGCCGTTCTGGGCGAAGCGATGGGACAGCGAGCCGCTGGCGAAGAAGGCGACGGTGCCGTCGTAGTGCTCTTCCACCGCCTTGCGCATGGCCCAGCCGAGGCGGGCGCTGTCGTTCAGGTAGTGGGAGGTGCACAGCGCCGAGACGGAAATCACCTTGAAGTGCTGGTCGACGTTCATGTAGCGCATGGGCACCAGGGTGCCGTACTCCG contains:
- a CDS encoding 5-carboxymethyl-2-hydroxymuconate isomerase → MPHLVLLYSPDLEREADIGGLCRALADCMLEQRDEADRQVFPTGGTRVLAYPAAHAAVADGKGDYGFLYANLRMGAGRSPTVHKQVGDNLLAVLRRHLDALLEQRPIGVTLQIDESPGQVYDAKHSSLHPLFTQNS
- a CDS encoding efflux RND transporter periplasmic adaptor subunit produces the protein MSLKRIISVGATLLILALAVTLVRTLWQHYMDSPWTRDGRVRADVINIAPDVAGLVTEVRVRDNQQVEAGDLLMRIDPSHYEVAVKQAEALVAARKAALDMRRVNAERRAAMDDLVVSRESREDAGHLAAAAAADYQQALAALDAAKLDLARTAVRAPVSGHITNLNLYKGDYAQRGEASMALVDDRSFYVNGYFEETRLPAIRVGDPAELRLMSGARIRGHVDSIARGIYDRDNPQSRELIADVNPTFNWVRLAQRVPVRIHLDEVPEGVLLAAGMTCTVVIGERGGAPETSGFINGLLFAQ
- a CDS encoding p-hydroxyphenylacetate 3-hydroxylase reductase component produces the protein MSSHENLFDSRAFRRALGNFATGVTIVTATAPDGTRAGVTANSFNSVSLEPPLILWSLDKRSSSLEVFQQASHFAVNVLAADQIDLSNRFARPRDDKFAGVDVEMGIGGAPLFPDCAARFQCELHQQLEGGDHVILIGRVLAFDDLGRSPLLYHQGAYSMVLPHTRMTPKSEGQPASSAFQGRLSHNLYYLMTQAVRGYQADYQPKQLSTGLRTSEARMLMVLENDAGLDLCDLQREVAMPRREIEEAVAILKRKGLVADAGERYVLTPAGADQAEALWRIAREQQDKVFAQFNEEQVETFKQMLKAVIALG
- the hpaI gene encoding 4-hydroxy-2-oxoheptanedioate aldolase yields the protein MDLPINHFKQRLKSDTPQIGLWLGLADAYCAELAANAGFDWLLLDGEHAPNDLRTLLGQLQAVAPYPAQPIIRPPIGDAVLIKQLLDIGAQTLLVPMVESAEQAAELVRAMRYPPFGIRGVGSALARASHWNSIPGYLDNADEQMCLLVQIENLEGLANLEVIAAVEGVDGVFIGPADLSAAMGHRGNPGHPEVQEAIEDAILRIRNAGKAAGILSADQALARRYLSLGAAFVAVGVDTTVLMRGLQSLAGAFKGTQAPVSGGGVY
- a CDS encoding DUF2790 domain-containing protein — encoded protein: MKTFALLALAGMSAFALAEETVETANTVEPVVEHYTYGMELDIAKVLSRSDIPDACGVVPAFMLYEDHQGKVHRLEYRVFGQGCSNG
- the hpaR gene encoding homoprotocatechuate degradation operon regulator HpaR is translated as MPETRPSLTLTLLQAREAAMSFFRPLLNQHDLTEQQWRVIRLLRQHGELESYQLADLACILKPSMTGVLARLERDGMVVRRKAPQDQRRVLVNLTEKGQQCFVSMSSGMEANYQKIQEQFGEAKLKQLFDLLNELKQIKP
- a CDS encoding p-hydroxyphenylacetate 3-hydroxylase oxygenase component, with translation MKKPNPLLEDLKAILPAIAANAAKAEQLRQVPDENIAMLKGIGLHRALQPKQYGGMEISLPEFAECVVALAGACASTAWAFSLLCTHSHQLAMFPAQLQDEVWGENSDATASSSIAPFGKVEEVEGGVRFNGEMGWSSGSDHAEWAIVGCRRKNAEGELIYCFAVLPRRDYEIRDDWFAAGMKGSGTKTLVIKDAFVPNHRIQAAKDMMEGKSAGFGLYPDSKIFYAPYRPYFASGFSAISLGIAERMLEVFKEKTKNRVRAYTGVSVGTATPALMRLAESTHQVAAARAFLEKTWQEHAEHGERHQYPSRETLAFWRTNQAYAVKMCIQAVDRLFEAAGGTAWFESNEMQRLFRDSHMTGAHAYTDYDVCAQILGRELMGLEPDPSMV
- the hpaH gene encoding 2-oxo-hept-4-ene-1,7-dioate hydratase, which gives rise to MLDASIIQQAAARLDAAERSREQVRQFSLDHPSISIDDAYAIQRAWVAQKIRDGRKLVGHKIGLTSRAMQVSSNITEPDYGALLDDMFFEEGSDIPFKRFIVPRVEVELAFILGKPLRGPNCTVFDVLEATEWVIPALEIIDARIHQVDPDTQVTRKVFDTISDNAANAGVVMGGRAVRPTEIDLRRVPAILYRNGVIEESGVSAAVLNHPAKGVAWLANKLAPYDVTLEAGQIILGGSFTRPVAAKPGDTFHVDYDQLGSIACRFV
- the hpaD gene encoding 3,4-dihydroxyphenylacetate 2,3-dioxygenase, which gives rise to MGTVALAAKITHVPSMYLSELPGPRQGFRQAAIDGHLEISRRCRELNVDTIVVFDTHWLVNANYHINCAPHFKGLYTSNELPHFISNMEYEFPGNPELGRLLAEACNRLGVETMAHDATSLGPEYGTLVPMRYMNVDQHFKVISVSALCTSHYLNDSARLGWAMRKAVEEHYDGTVAFFASGSLSHRFAQNGQAPDFATRVWSPFLETLDHRVVQMWEDGDWEDFCAMLPEYAVKGHGEGFMHDTAMLLGALGWSKYDGRAEVVTPYFGSSGTGQINAIFPVTPQDGSAIPAAQASNPAGVASTSRL